Proteins from one Nitrobacteraceae bacterium AZCC 2146 genomic window:
- a CDS encoding DNA-binding IclR family transcriptional regulator (product_source=COG1414; cath_funfam=1.10.10.10,3.30.450.40; cog=COG1414; pfam=PF01614,PF09339; smart=SM00346; superfamily=46785,55781) has product MSALDNAIEILRCFSPQQPEISNADVIRLTGKPKSSTSRLLRQLKECGLLEQDSTTRRYRPGLLVFELGRLHRSQNDFMAIAERHLRAVCATTGHTGYIAVLDGCEQVVLRVVPGTNPLQVVSPPGVRTPAFATSNGRAMLARLSDADIRAGLPKPLPVVSPTAPRNVTELMTRIAEIRRTGYSAASDEWLPGVGSLGFAVSSGDTNETIGVALSYPSQLTSAKERARLWQTLRAMAVELGRLFDDPVWLALDDDVPARKAAAR; this is encoded by the coding sequence ATGAGTGCCCTCGACAACGCCATAGAGATCCTGCGCTGCTTCTCTCCGCAGCAGCCGGAGATCAGCAATGCCGATGTGATCCGGCTCACCGGCAAGCCGAAGAGCTCGACCTCGCGGCTGCTGCGGCAGCTCAAGGAATGCGGACTGCTGGAGCAGGATTCCACGACCCGCCGTTACCGGCCGGGGCTGCTGGTGTTTGAACTTGGCCGGCTGCATCGCTCCCAGAACGACTTCATGGCTATCGCCGAACGGCATTTGCGCGCGGTCTGCGCGACGACCGGCCACACCGGCTATATCGCGGTGTTGGACGGCTGCGAGCAGGTCGTGCTGCGCGTCGTCCCGGGCACCAATCCGCTTCAGGTGGTCTCGCCACCCGGCGTGCGGACGCCGGCCTTTGCGACGTCGAACGGGCGGGCCATGCTGGCGCGCCTGAGCGATGCGGACATCCGCGCCGGCCTGCCGAAGCCGCTGCCGGTCGTCTCGCCGACCGCGCCACGCAATGTCACCGAACTCATGACGCGCATCGCCGAGATTCGCCGCACCGGCTATTCGGCTGCGAGCGACGAATGGCTGCCGGGTGTGGGCTCGCTCGGTTTCGCGGTCAGCAGCGGCGACACCAATGAAACGATCGGTGTCGCGCTGTCCTATCCGAGCCAGCTGACCTCGGCCAAGGAGCGCGCGCGGCTGTGGCAGACACTGCGCGCCATGGCCGTGGAGCTCGGCCGGCTGTTCGATGATCCGGTGTGGCTTGCGCTGGACGACGACGTGCCGGCGCGCAAGGCAGCAGCACGATGA
- a CDS encoding putative spermidine/putrescine transport system permease protein (product_source=KO:K02053; cath_funfam=1.10.3720.10; cog=COG1177; ko=KO:K02053; pfam=PF00528; superfamily=161098; transmembrane_helix_parts=Inside_1_12,TMhelix_13_35,Outside_36_72,TMhelix_73_95,Inside_96_107,TMhelix_108_130,Outside_131_139,TMhelix_140_162,Inside_163_181,TMhelix_182_204,Outside_205_237,TMhelix_238_257,Inside_258_269): protein MTSAPFSLRLGRFCYLAFNVAVVVFLLAPIAIVFVFALNPTPYIQFPPVGISLRWFEKFFASRDFMNALQLSLEVAVMTTITATLFGASAALALVRGGLPGKRVITAIMLSPLMLPAILTGLALFQTYVLLDVGRPMWGLVLGHTLVSIPYVVRTTLAVLQNFDTRLEEAARNLGAGALRTYFEVTLPLTKPGVMAGAVFAFIVSFDQFPVSLFLVSPGHETLPITLFNYLKFDLDGTIGAASVVSILLAVLVVIGLDRTVGLRSYAEL from the coding sequence ATGACCTCGGCCCCCTTCTCGTTGCGGCTTGGCCGCTTCTGCTACCTGGCCTTCAATGTTGCGGTGGTGGTGTTCCTGCTGGCGCCGATCGCCATCGTGTTCGTGTTCGCGCTCAATCCGACGCCCTATATACAGTTTCCACCGGTAGGCATTTCGCTGCGCTGGTTCGAGAAGTTCTTCGCCTCGCGCGATTTCATGAACGCCTTGCAGCTCAGTCTCGAGGTCGCGGTCATGACGACGATCACAGCGACCCTGTTCGGCGCCAGCGCGGCGCTCGCCCTGGTGCGCGGTGGCCTGCCCGGCAAGCGGGTCATCACCGCGATCATGTTGTCGCCGCTGATGCTGCCGGCGATTCTGACCGGCCTCGCCTTGTTCCAGACCTATGTGCTGCTGGATGTGGGTCGACCAATGTGGGGCCTGGTGCTCGGCCACACGCTGGTGTCGATCCCCTATGTTGTGCGCACCACACTGGCGGTGCTGCAGAATTTCGACACGCGCCTCGAAGAGGCCGCCCGCAACCTCGGCGCCGGCGCCCTGCGCACCTATTTTGAAGTGACGCTGCCGCTGACCAAGCCAGGCGTCATGGCGGGCGCGGTGTTCGCCTTCATCGTCTCCTTCGACCAATTCCCGGTGTCGCTGTTCCTGGTCTCACCCGGCCACGAGACGCTGCCGATCACCTTGTTCAACTATCTGAAATTCGATCTGGACGGAACGATCGGCGCCGCCTCGGTGGTCTCGATCCTGCTTGCCGTGCTGGTCGTTATCGGGCTCGACCGCACGGTCGGGCTCAGATCGTACGCCGAGCTCTGA
- a CDS encoding hypothetical protein (product_source=Hypo-rule applied) produces MPAAPLRITPGADKGHDTSDFVNELQSMNVMPTRCGKKRHSVP; encoded by the coding sequence ATGCCGGCCGCGCCGCTGCGCATCACGCCCGGCGCGGACAAAGGGCACGACACCAGCGACTTTGTTAACGAACTCCAATCCATGAATGTGATGCCAACGCGTTGTGGGAAGAAGAGGCATTCTGTCCCGTGA
- a CDS encoding fibronectin-binding autotransporter adhesin (product_source=KO:K19231; cog=COG4625; ko=KO:K19231; pfam=PF12951; smart=SM00869; superfamily=103515,51126; tigrfam=TIGR02601), with product MFGHNGAGGGGGGGGGGGGAGLALPGLQLSFSPSGGFSYIPPPNLAVTITDAVLQGGNGGRGGNGGDGGSGSGAYETTFCIGNGICTTTGRWYPGDGGNAGSGGNGGSGGAGLYSVYGRQINLYGTIAQGGDGGSGGTGGGGPPGSSYGYNMPDANNGNPGTDGSGGSGGAGIEVDATSGGSTVITISSDSRAQGGKGGDAGGTAYGSSAGTGGDGVHVTGSADISVGGTVIGGAGGNINGNGSGATGGAGIFVDGRANITVLNGGQVTGGLGGSGAADSGAFGGSGGSGISVTGAGTSLTIAGEVRGGGSQGFQPGPNGAAIVLSGSGNTVELHNGYQITGNVLAGTNATLIFGGDQNASFDLSGLGGQYRGFSIFNKTGASTWTLSGTPTSFTGDTGIYGGTLVLASGARLTSGNAIIGSALGSQAGGLVTGSGSVWTAGSMSVSGYGNDTLTIQNGGSVKVSGDLTIGSGPNSIAGSGDAVTVDGAGSRLSVNGSTYVGGALTIENGGVVDSRQMQIGFGDTGSATVTVTGAGSSLKALASIGIAGFSSNSLTVADGASAGIVGDSGSFVIGNPSFAGVSGSLNIGAAPNAAAVAPGTLKNNVVFGSSSGSLNFNHTSSDYAFAPTISGAGTINFLAGTTILTGNSSGFAGSTNVSNSTLSVKGSLGGTLAVNAGGRLQGSGSVGTTTINAGGTLAPTSVKSLTVNGDLVLQAGSAFDFNLGHSSTGASSTTSATVAVNGDLALNNTTLNITNTGEPGIGYYRMMTYTGALSGAGMAIGATPPDPGPFPVVYSVDTSRANVVDFVVGSNGTNVLQLWGGGTTGTGAGSGVWNSGNFNWLDLGGTVPAGWGASYGVFLGPGGTVTVQGEQSIVGLQFVSGAYTIVSDTGTPGALRLRGLDGLDGIAELRVLAGETATIDAPMVGAGGFNKTADGTLILSGTNTYTGGTTISGGTLQISSDSNLGAASGVLTFDNGLLHTTANITSTRGISMLSTGEFNVDVGTTLSASGNISGAGGLIKSGDGILALSGANAWSGGTLITAGTLRADAGGALPNATDYEFTGGKLDLNGYDLTMRLLLGFGGEIALGNGRLTVDQSSDTLFAGIITGAGALEKAGTGLLLLTGNNTYGGGTVISGGTLAIVSSDNLGSAGSPISLSGGGALATFADITISGVMTISGAGTIYTYGGTTFTESGGISGTGALTKDGGGTLALTGANNYSGGTTIAAGTLQLGNGGTTGSIVGDVVNHGTFAFNRSDTYAFGGTISGTGAVAQIGTGTTILTANNSYSGSTVISAGTLQLGNGGAAGSIAGDVANNGTFAISRSDSYTFGGTISGTGSFAQTGTGTTILTGDNTYSGITTVSSGTLQLGNGGTTGSILGDVVNNSALIVNRANEVVLAGAISGTGSFTQDGLGTTRLNGNNSYTGATDVMAGRLSVNGSIASSSLVSVSSGAALGGNGIVGNTQINAGGMLAPGNSIGLLTVQGNLSFAAASSYMVEVSGANADRTNVTGIATLNGATVRATFDRGSYVTKQYTIVNAAGGINGTFAGQIDSDLPSAFTSTLRYDLQNVYLDLTLSMSGLNVNQQNVANSLNKYFDANGGISLAFGALSPEGLTQVSGELGTGVQQTTIQAMTQFMGVITDPFSGNRGGSASSLSATPFGETVAFNAYAATDSKRTGSERDAYGMITKAVPRAATFEARWNVWAAGFGGGQTTEGNAAAGSNTASSRIGGVAVGADYWLSPQTMAGFALAGGGTNFSLSNGLGSGRSDLFQAGAFVRHSAGSAYVTAAAAYGWQDITTDRTVTIAGIDQLRAHFNTNAFSARVEAGNRSVVPWLGGVGLTPYVAAQVTNFDLPAYAESALSGANMFALSYTSKNVTAARSELGLRSDRSWAVGDATLTLRGRAAWAHDYSTDRAVAATFQSLPGASFVVNGAAQARDSALTTASSEMTFSSGISIAATYEGEFSSVTRSHAGKGVVRYTW from the coding sequence TTGTTCGGGCATAACGGAGCTGGCGGCGGCGGCGGCGGCGGCGGTGGCGGCGGCGGCGCAGGGCTCGCCCTTCCTGGCCTGCAGCTGTCATTTTCTCCGTCCGGTGGCTTTAGCTACATCCCGCCGCCCAATCTCGCTGTCACAATCACTGACGCAGTGCTGCAGGGCGGCAATGGTGGTCGGGGCGGAAACGGAGGTGATGGCGGTTCGGGTTCGGGTGCCTACGAGACCACGTTCTGCATTGGTAACGGAATCTGCACGACGACGGGGCGCTGGTACCCCGGAGACGGCGGTAACGCCGGCTCGGGAGGCAATGGCGGCTCCGGAGGCGCCGGTCTCTATTCGGTGTATGGCCGGCAAATCAACCTTTACGGGACGATCGCCCAAGGTGGCGATGGAGGCAGCGGCGGCACTGGCGGCGGCGGTCCTCCCGGCTCGTCCTATGGCTATAACATGCCGGACGCCAATAACGGTAACCCCGGGACTGACGGCAGCGGTGGCAGCGGCGGCGCGGGCATTGAGGTCGATGCAACGAGCGGCGGCAGCACGGTCATCACGATCTCATCCGATAGCCGCGCGCAGGGCGGCAAAGGCGGTGACGCTGGCGGTACGGCATACGGGAGCAGCGCCGGCACGGGCGGTGACGGCGTTCATGTGACTGGCTCGGCGGATATCTCGGTGGGCGGAACCGTGATTGGAGGCGCCGGTGGCAACATCAATGGAAATGGGTCTGGCGCCACCGGAGGCGCGGGCATCTTTGTTGACGGTCGGGCCAACATCACGGTTCTGAATGGAGGGCAGGTGACGGGGGGCCTCGGCGGCTCGGGGGCGGCGGATTCGGGCGCTTTCGGTGGCTCCGGCGGTTCTGGTATCAGCGTTACGGGCGCCGGCACGTCCCTCACGATCGCGGGAGAGGTTCGGGGCGGGGGCAGCCAAGGTTTCCAACCGGGCCCGAACGGCGCGGCGATCGTGCTCAGCGGCAGCGGCAACACTGTAGAACTGCACAATGGGTATCAAATCACTGGCAATGTTCTGGCTGGCACAAACGCGACGCTGATTTTCGGCGGCGACCAGAACGCCAGTTTCGATCTGTCAGGCCTGGGCGGCCAATATCGGGGCTTCTCGATCTTCAACAAGACCGGCGCGAGCACCTGGACTCTGTCGGGCACGCCGACCTCCTTCACGGGCGACACCGGCATCTATGGCGGCACACTGGTGCTGGCATCGGGTGCCAGGCTGACGAGCGGAAACGCCATCATCGGCTCTGCGCTCGGGTCCCAGGCGGGCGGCCTGGTGACGGGTTCAGGCTCGGTGTGGACGGCCGGATCGATGTCGGTGAGCGGGTACGGAAACGATACGCTTACGATCCAGAATGGCGGCAGCGTGAAAGTCAGCGGGGATCTGACCATCGGTTCAGGCCCCAATTCGATCGCCGGCTCGGGAGATGCCGTGACCGTCGATGGGGCTGGATCGCGTTTGAGCGTCAATGGGTCTACCTATGTCGGCGGTGCGTTAACGATCGAGAATGGCGGCGTTGTCGATAGCCGCCAGATGCAAATCGGCTTCGGCGATACGGGCTCGGCCACCGTCACCGTGACGGGGGCTGGCTCGAGCCTGAAGGCGCTGGCGTCGATCGGTATTGCTGGCTTTAGCAGTAACAGCCTGACGGTTGCCGATGGCGCCAGCGCCGGAATCGTTGGCGACAGCGGCAGCTTCGTGATCGGGAATCCCTCCTTTGCCGGTGTTTCTGGATCGCTGAACATCGGCGCCGCGCCAAACGCCGCGGCGGTGGCGCCCGGCACACTCAAGAATAATGTCGTGTTCGGATCCAGCTCTGGAAGTCTGAATTTCAACCACACCAGCAGCGACTATGCGTTCGCGCCAACGATCTCCGGTGCGGGTACCATCAACTTCCTGGCCGGCACGACGATCCTCACCGGTAACAGCAGCGGCTTTGCCGGCAGCACGAATGTTTCCAACAGCACGCTTTCCGTGAAGGGAAGTCTCGGCGGTACACTGGCCGTCAATGCGGGCGGCCGTTTGCAAGGCAGCGGCTCGGTCGGCACCACGACGATCAACGCCGGCGGAACGCTGGCGCCGACAAGTGTGAAGTCTCTCACGGTGAACGGCGATCTGGTCCTGCAGGCCGGGAGCGCGTTCGACTTCAATCTCGGCCATTCATCGACCGGCGCGTCATCCACCACGTCTGCGACGGTTGCTGTCAACGGCGACCTTGCGCTGAACAACACGACGCTCAACATCACCAATACGGGCGAGCCGGGCATCGGTTATTATCGCATGATGACCTATACCGGCGCGCTGTCCGGGGCGGGCATGGCGATCGGCGCGACGCCGCCTGATCCCGGCCCGTTTCCAGTCGTCTATTCGGTCGATACCAGCAGGGCCAACGTCGTCGATTTCGTGGTCGGCTCCAACGGGACGAATGTTCTTCAGCTGTGGGGTGGCGGCACCACGGGCACCGGCGCCGGCAGCGGCGTGTGGAATTCCGGCAACTTCAACTGGCTCGACTTGGGCGGAACGGTACCGGCCGGCTGGGGCGCCAGCTACGGCGTCTTCCTGGGGCCGGGTGGCACGGTCACGGTGCAAGGTGAGCAATCAATTGTCGGCCTGCAATTCGTCAGCGGTGCCTACACCATCGTCTCCGACACGGGGACGCCTGGCGCGTTGCGATTGCGCGGACTCGATGGTCTGGATGGCATCGCCGAACTCCGCGTTCTCGCCGGTGAAACTGCGACGATCGACGCGCCGATGGTCGGCGCAGGCGGTTTCAACAAGACTGCCGACGGAACGCTGATCCTCAGCGGCACCAATACTTACACCGGCGGCACGACCATCAGCGGCGGCACGTTGCAGATTTCTTCGGATTCGAATCTCGGTGCGGCGAGCGGCGTACTGACTTTCGATAACGGCCTACTCCATACCACAGCGAACATCACGTCCACGCGCGGTATATCGATGCTGAGTACCGGCGAGTTCAATGTTGACGTCGGCACGACACTCAGCGCATCGGGGAATATCTCAGGTGCGGGTGGCCTGATCAAGTCAGGCGATGGCATTCTGGCGCTGTCGGGTGCGAATGCCTGGTCCGGCGGAACGTTGATCACGGCAGGTACGTTGCGCGCGGATGCCGGCGGGGCATTGCCGAACGCGACGGATTACGAATTCACCGGCGGCAAGCTCGATCTCAATGGCTACGATCTGACGATGCGCTTGTTGCTGGGCTTTGGCGGCGAGATCGCGCTCGGCAACGGCCGGCTGACGGTCGATCAGAGCAGCGATACGCTCTTCGCGGGCATCATCACCGGGGCGGGTGCTCTGGAAAAAGCCGGCACCGGTCTGCTCCTGCTGACAGGCAACAACACTTATGGCGGCGGCACGGTGATTTCGGGCGGCACCCTCGCCATCGTTTCCAGCGACAATCTGGGTTCAGCGGGATCCCCGATCAGCCTGTCCGGCGGCGGTGCCCTGGCGACGTTCGCGGATATCACCATTAGCGGCGTCATGACGATCAGTGGCGCCGGTACGATCTACACCTACGGCGGCACAACCTTTACAGAGTCCGGCGGGATCTCCGGCACCGGCGCGCTGACAAAGGACGGCGGTGGCACGCTGGCTTTAACCGGCGCGAACAATTACAGCGGCGGCACGACCATTGCCGCGGGTACGCTGCAATTGGGCAATGGCGGCACCACAGGCTCGATCGTCGGTGACGTCGTCAATCACGGCACCTTCGCATTCAATCGCTCCGACACTTACGCTTTTGGCGGCACGATCTCCGGCACCGGCGCCGTCGCGCAGATCGGTACGGGCACGACGATTCTGACCGCCAACAACAGCTACAGCGGCAGCACCGTGATTTCCGCCGGGACCCTGCAATTGGGCAACGGCGGCGCAGCCGGCTCGATCGCCGGCGATGTCGCCAACAACGGCACGTTTGCGATCAGCCGCTCCGACAGCTACACGTTCGGCGGCACGATCTCTGGCACCGGGTCTTTCGCGCAGACCGGTACGGGCACAACGATCCTGACCGGCGACAACACATACAGTGGCATCACCACCGTTTCGTCCGGCACGCTGCAACTGGGAAATGGCGGTACCACAGGCTCGATACTCGGCGACGTGGTTAACAACAGTGCCTTGATCGTCAATCGCGCAAACGAGGTCGTGCTCGCTGGTGCCATTTCGGGCACCGGATCGTTCACACAGGACGGCTTGGGCACAACGCGCCTCAATGGCAATAACAGCTACACCGGCGCAACCGATGTGATGGCCGGCAGGCTCAGCGTAAACGGTTCGATCGCATCCTCCTCGCTGGTGAGCGTCAGTTCCGGCGCAGCGCTTGGCGGCAACGGAATCGTCGGCAACACGCAGATCAACGCGGGCGGGATGCTCGCGCCGGGCAATTCGATCGGGCTTCTGACCGTGCAGGGCAATCTCTCATTCGCCGCGGCGTCGAGCTACATGGTGGAGGTCTCGGGGGCCAATGCCGACCGGACTAACGTGACTGGCATCGCCACGCTGAACGGGGCGACGGTAAGGGCGACCTTTGACCGGGGCTCCTATGTGACGAAGCAGTATACGATCGTGAATGCGGCGGGCGGCATCAATGGCACCTTTGCGGGACAGATCGACAGCGACCTGCCTTCCGCTTTCACGTCGACCCTCCGTTATGACCTTCAGAACGTCTATCTCGATCTGACGCTGAGCATGTCCGGCCTGAATGTGAACCAGCAGAACGTCGCCAACAGTTTGAACAAATACTTCGATGCCAATGGCGGTATTTCGCTGGCGTTTGGTGCGCTGTCGCCGGAGGGCCTGACGCAGGTCTCGGGTGAGCTGGGAACAGGTGTGCAGCAAACCACGATCCAGGCGATGACGCAGTTCATGGGCGTGATCACCGATCCCTTCAGCGGCAATCGCGGCGGCAGCGCCTCGTCGCTCAGCGCCACGCCGTTCGGCGAGACTGTTGCGTTCAACGCCTATGCTGCAACCGATAGCAAGCGCACCGGCTCCGAGCGTGACGCCTACGGCATGATCACCAAGGCTGTCCCGCGCGCGGCGACGTTTGAAGCGCGCTGGAATGTGTGGGCCGCGGGCTTCGGTGGCGGCCAGACCACTGAGGGCAATGCCGCTGCCGGATCGAACACAGCCAGCAGCCGCATCGGTGGTGTGGCTGTGGGGGCCGACTACTGGCTGTCGCCGCAAACCATGGCCGGTTTTGCGCTTGCGGGTGGCGGCACCAATTTTAGCCTGTCGAATGGTCTTGGCTCCGGCCGATCGGATCTGTTCCAGGCTGGCGCCTTCGTGCGTCATAGCGCGGGTTCAGCCTATGTCACCGCTGCCGCCGCCTATGGCTGGCAGGATATCACGACGGACCGGACCGTCACGATCGCCGGCATCGATCAGTTGCGCGCCCATTTCAATACCAACGCGTTCTCGGCGCGGGTGGAGGCGGGCAACCGCAGTGTCGTGCCGTGGCTAGGCGGTGTAGGGCTAACACCCTACGTTGCCGCGCAGGTGACGAACTTCGATCTTCCGGCCTATGCCGAAAGTGCCCTCTCCGGTGCGAATATGTTTGCACTCAGTTACACCTCAAAGAACGTGACGGCGGCGCGCAGCGAACTCGGCCTGCGCAGCGACAGATCCTGGGCGGTCGGCGATGCCACCCTGACCCTGCGCGGGCGCGCGGCCTGGGCGCACGACTACAGCACGGATCGAGCTGTCGCTGCGACGTTCCAGTCGCTCCCCGGCGCCAGCTTTGTGGTGAATGGGGCCGCGCAAGCGCGTGATTCCGCGCTGACCACAGCCTCTTCCGAAATGACGTTCAGCAGCGGCATTTCTATCGCGGCCACCTATGAAGGCGAATTCTCCAGCGTGACACGCAGCCACGCCGGCAAGGGCGTGGTGCGGTACACTTGGTAA
- a CDS encoding putative spermidine/putrescine transport system permease protein (product_source=KO:K02054; cath_funfam=1.10.3720.10; cog=COG1176; ko=KO:K02054; pfam=PF00528; superfamily=161098; transmembrane_helix_parts=Inside_1_12,TMhelix_13_35,Outside_36_67,TMhelix_68_90,Inside_91_102,TMhelix_103_125,Outside_126_155,TMhelix_156_178,Inside_179_217,TMhelix_218_240,Outside_241_254,TMhelix_255_277,Inside_278_290) produces MNAIRTGVTPIAWLIAPSALLFALFFFLPMGLMALISLLSGNPVVQPNVTFTTKYYQRILSDSYYFEVIWTTLRIGLLTTLAALLIGYPLAHWMARIRGRTAYAVLMMSVLTPMLTGIVVRTFAWMALLSDKGAINQTLTGLGLISKPLPLMYNEFSIVLGLTHIYIPYMVLTLVGVIGRIDERLEHAAQNLGASPLRAFLEVTLPLSLPGILAGSLLVFALAISAYVTPILMGGFQIMTLPMLIYQQISSSFNVGFAAALGMVLLTISLVLIIAYNRILGMISGQRDLQ; encoded by the coding sequence ATGAATGCAATTCGCACCGGTGTCACCCCGATCGCCTGGCTGATCGCGCCGAGCGCGCTGTTGTTCGCGCTGTTCTTTTTCCTGCCGATGGGGCTGATGGCCCTGATCAGCCTGCTCTCCGGCAATCCGGTGGTGCAGCCGAATGTCACCTTCACGACCAAGTACTATCAGCGGATTCTATCGGACTCGTATTACTTCGAGGTGATCTGGACCACGTTGCGTATCGGCCTGCTCACCACCCTGGCCGCCCTGCTGATCGGCTATCCGCTGGCGCACTGGATGGCCAGGATCCGCGGCCGCACCGCCTATGCCGTGCTGATGATGTCGGTGCTGACCCCGATGCTGACCGGCATCGTGGTTCGCACCTTTGCTTGGATGGCGCTGCTGTCGGACAAGGGCGCGATCAACCAGACCCTTACCGGGCTCGGCCTGATCTCGAAGCCGCTGCCGCTGATGTACAACGAGTTCAGCATCGTGCTCGGCCTCACGCATATCTATATCCCCTACATGGTTCTGACCCTGGTCGGTGTGATCGGGCGGATCGACGAACGGCTCGAACACGCGGCGCAGAACCTCGGCGCCTCGCCGTTGCGGGCTTTCCTCGAAGTGACGCTGCCCCTCAGCCTGCCGGGTATTCTGGCCGGGTCACTGCTGGTGTTTGCACTGGCGATCAGCGCCTATGTGACGCCGATCCTGATGGGCGGCTTCCAGATCATGACGCTGCCGATGCTGATCTATCAGCAGATATCGTCGAGCTTCAACGTCGGCTTCGCCGCCGCGCTCGGCATGGTGTTGCTGACAATCTCGCTGGTCCTGATCATTGCCTATAACCGCATCCTGGGCATGATCTCCGGCCAGCGTGACCTGCAGTGA
- a CDS encoding hypothetical protein (product_source=Hypo-rule applied; pfam=PF14023; smart=SM01088; transmembrane_helix_parts=Inside_1_12,TMhelix_13_32,Outside_33_51,TMhelix_52_74,Inside_75_188,TMhelix_189_211,Outside_212_220,TMhelix_221_240,Inside_241_262), with protein MFILFHQLPLPQMFVVVFLISLAICWLLIGAVRAGVHLAGFPPTEMLPIRDSIIGACTTIFALIVAFTAAGIWNDALNARNTVHREADALENASVLVAGLPTEVQTTIRNDIRAYVTSVITIDWPEMAKGGTIEDPVFDRSEKILVDMIERLSSQQVSLGQLATFAPLLNQLLEIRHARLARLAASNAGTTWAQWIAMFIISTSALTAITICNTHSLRMQVVATHLYVLVASAAYFVILAHDRPFIGAISVKPLAFQSLIEK; from the coding sequence ATGTTCATTCTGTTTCATCAACTGCCGCTGCCGCAAATGTTCGTCGTCGTCTTTCTCATCAGCCTTGCGATCTGCTGGCTGCTCATTGGCGCGGTTCGCGCAGGCGTTCACCTGGCCGGCTTCCCGCCAACCGAGATGCTGCCGATCCGCGATTCGATTATCGGGGCCTGCACCACGATCTTTGCCCTCATCGTGGCATTCACTGCTGCCGGAATCTGGAATGATGCGCTCAACGCACGCAATACCGTTCATCGCGAAGCTGACGCATTGGAGAATGCATCAGTGCTCGTCGCGGGTCTTCCCACCGAGGTTCAAACCACAATACGCAACGACATACGGGCCTATGTGACGAGCGTCATCACGATCGATTGGCCCGAGATGGCCAAAGGCGGGACTATCGAGGACCCGGTCTTCGACCGTTCCGAGAAAATTCTTGTCGATATGATCGAACGGCTCTCCAGCCAGCAAGTATCGCTTGGCCAGCTCGCAACATTTGCGCCGCTGCTGAACCAGTTGTTGGAAATCCGCCATGCTCGCCTTGCCCGCCTCGCGGCATCGAATGCCGGCACGACCTGGGCGCAATGGATCGCGATGTTCATTATTTCGACGTCGGCCCTGACGGCGATTACTATCTGCAACACGCATTCGCTACGCATGCAGGTGGTCGCAACACATCTTTATGTGCTGGTGGCGTCTGCCGCCTACTTCGTGATCCTGGCGCATGACCGACCGTTTATCGGCGCAATCTCCGTCAAGCCACTCGCCTTTCAGAGCCTGATCGAGAAGTAG